In the genome of Streptomyces sp. SAI-127, the window AGGGTCTCCGCGGCGACCGCGCGCGCCTTCTCCGCGCCCTTGGCCAGGATCGAGTCCAGCGTCTCCGGGTCGTCCAGGTACTGCTGGGTGCGCTCCCGGAACGGCGTCACGAACTCGACGACGATCTCGGCGAGGTCCGTCTTGAGCGCGCCGTAGAGCTTGCCTTCGTACTGCTGCTCCAGCTCGGGGATGCCGGTGCCGGTCAGGGTCGAGTAGATGGTGAGCAGGTTGCTGACGCCCGGCTTGTTCTCGGCGTCGTAGCGGATGACGGTGTCGGTGTCCGTGACCGCGCTCTTGACCTTCTTGGCAGTGGCCTTCGGCTCGTCGAGGAGGTTGATGAGGCCCTTCGGCGTGGACGCCGACTTGCTCATCTTGATCGACGGGTCCTGGAGGTCGTAGATCTTCGCCGTCTCCTTGAGGATGTACGGCTTCGGGATCGTGAAGGTCTCGCCGAAGCGGCCGTTGAAGCGCGTGGCGAGGTCACGGGTCAGCTCGACGTGCTGGCGCTGGTCCTCACCCACCGGGACCTCGTTGGCCTGGTAGAGCAGGATGTCCGCGACCTGGAGGATCGGGTACGTGAACAGGCCCACGCTCGCGCTGTCGGCACCCTGGCGGGCGGACTTGTCCTTGAACTGGGTCATGCGGGAGGCCTCGCCGAATCCGGTGAGGCAGTTCATCACCCAGGCGAGCTGGGCGTGCTCGGGGACGTGGCTCTGGACGAAGAGCGTGCAGCGCTCCGGGTCGAGGCCCGCGGCGAGGAGCTGCGCGGCGGCCAGGCGGGTGTTGCCCGTGAGCTCCTTCGGGTCCTGCGGAACGGTGATCGCGTGCAGGTCGACAACCATGTAGAACGCGTCGTGGGACTCCTGCAGGGCCACCCACTGGCGGACGGCGCCGAGGTAGTTGCCGAGGTGGAACGAGCCTGCGGTGGGCTGGATTCCGGAGAGCACGCGGGGTCGATCAGAGGCCATGCTCACCATTCTCTCAGGTGTCGGGGGCCGATCCGGAACCAGTCGGAAACAGATGTGCCACGGGTGGGAACCGATTCGGCCCGGGCGGTGTACCAATCGTGTGAGGACGCGGGAGGGGGGCCGCATCGTCGATGAGGCCGCGGTGATCGCACGCGTACGCGCCGGAGACCCGGAGGCGTACGCGGAGCTGGTGCGGGCCCATACGGGCCTCGCCATGCGAGCGGCCGCCGCGCT includes:
- the trpS gene encoding tryptophan--tRNA ligase — encoded protein: MASDRPRVLSGIQPTAGSFHLGNYLGAVRQWVALQESHDAFYMVVDLHAITVPQDPKELTGNTRLAAAQLLAAGLDPERCTLFVQSHVPEHAQLAWVMNCLTGFGEASRMTQFKDKSARQGADSASVGLFTYPILQVADILLYQANEVPVGEDQRQHVELTRDLATRFNGRFGETFTIPKPYILKETAKIYDLQDPSIKMSKSASTPKGLINLLDEPKATAKKVKSAVTDTDTVIRYDAENKPGVSNLLTIYSTLTGTGIPELEQQYEGKLYGALKTDLAEIVVEFVTPFRERTQQYLDDPETLDSILAKGAEKARAVAAETLSQTYEKVGFLPAKH